AACTCTGAGGAGCCTGTTCAGAACAGCCAAGGCCCAGAAGTCACTCGCGCTCCCACCAAATTATCCAACCGCAGCGCTGACCGGCCTGGCACCGACGGAGCCACAGGCACAGATGACTTCCACTACTCAGCCCTGACTCCCCTTTTCCCAGTCCACAATatcaacaaccccaaccgCAACATGCGCATGGCCTCCAAGACCTTGATCGGCGAAAACGGCTGGTTGGAGTCTACGTCTCGTCCCTCTGACGCCCCGCTCAACAATCAGCTCAACACCGCCACATCGAACGGCACAAACAAGAAACCATCAACCGCCGTTCCCGCCCGCAAACCCGGCTTCCTCGACAACCTCGTCAAAAAGGCCAAAGACTTTGTCTCCGCTCCTCTGCCCGAGAACGCCATTAACCAACGCTCCTCCCACGACTCCAACAAGCCTCACTCCGCGCGCACCTTGCAAATCAGTCTCACGCCTCGCGAGCAATCGCTGCTCTACTGCGAACTCGAATTCCTCCTCTCTACTCTCCTAAACACTTACATCACCACGCAGCTCTCCCTAGGTCTACTTGACCATAACAAAGTCCGCCGTATCTCGGACACATGGCAATCTAAAGGCCGCCCGCGTGTCGTCTCCTTCCGGTACGACCTCGAAACCCAACTCGATCTTGTCCGCTTACACGTCAATGACTTCAAGTTCTACGGCCCCGCAGCGGCCAACACCACTACTATCATGGGTATCGTGGACGGCGCCAAGCTAGATGCAAGAGCGATGCGCATCAGGACGTTTTGCCAACCGGATACGGTAGTGGCGAAGCAACTTGTTGGAGCGAGGGCGCTGTGCGGGCTGTTGGGCGCCGGAGACACGGAAGAGAGAAAGCTGGGGGAGTGTGTTGGCTTCTTCAGGGCGGTAGTTGAGAGAGAGGTGCAGAAGGGGATGATCgaggttgctgctggtggcaATGGTGGcaacggtggtggtggtgagacaACGATGGAcgaacaacagcagcagaggGAGTCGGGGAATACTACGACTTCGGGTGACGGGATTTGGGTTGGTGGTGCGCCGCAGTATCAGGGACCACCGTCGCCGATTCCAGAACAGAATCTGAACCAAACTCAGACCCAGGCGCAGATCCAGTCTAGGAGCCAGAGCCCAGTGAGGCGCGGTGGACATTCGTTGGACGAGTCTAACAAGtggcatcagcatcatcatcatcaacagcagcaacgccAACACAATACTGCTCCCGGTCACCCTGGTGCCAGCGGCGGCCACAACCATGCGCTCTCTAGCCCGGTTCGGTTTACCActtttgctgctgctactaGTGGTGGTCACTTGAAGGGATCAGCGTCGCAGGGAATCATCAAGATGGATCCGAGTGCTTATGAGGATGACATTCATCCAGGCTCCAAGATCTTTTGAGTGTAGCCTGCAACTGGTTCATGCTGATTCTCTCCTTTTTTCTCGTTTTGCGGCGTTACGGAAATCGTATTTTCTTTGAGCGTGCTTTCGTTCTGCTTCATGGAATCAATGTGATGGACAAATGATGTATGATCAAAGATACCCCCACTCCCCCCCTCGGTCTGGTAGTTTGCTTCCAAAAAGAGAAAATGGGtagtggaaaggaaggagcaagGCGTTAGTGCTGGCCGTTGGAGCAATGGCTTTGATCTAATGGCGGTGCCAGGGGAAGTTGATCGCGATGGCGTATCTAGTGTAAGAGtagaacaaaacaaaacaattCCATCAATCTTGATGAGACCAAGTACAAGAATAAGGGTGATTGACTATGACAACGGATGATTGATGGCAAAAAGCACGACCATGTCAGGGCACGTCCGGCATACAACTCGCAAAGTGACATGAAATGTTCTGTAATGTAGGTGAGAAACTGGCAGGCGGGAACCGGCTGTCATGAAGTTGTCGGGCCATCTTTCAAAGGCATCAAGTGGCTCGGGTTGGGGTGCATGTGCACGTTTACCTGTGCGTTAATGTCCGTTCATCGGTGATTTGGACCGAGAACGAGTCAGGGGTTAGGGATTCTCTGGACAGTGGCTCAGCGAACAACAACATATGTACCTGGGAGACAGGCAAAGCCACAATGAGACGATATCAGCATTGGAGGGAATCTGAAATGTCATGAAACTGCGCTATGTGAAGCATCAGACATTGTCCAGAACGAGTTCTAGCACCTGATGGGATTGTTCACTGCTTCGGTTTCGTCAATCCTAAGCTCTTGTCCTCGTTCTTTCCAAAGTCCTTTGCTTTGTTTTGCTGTTCTTTTCTCAAAGCCATCATGACATATATCAATCCAAGTCACTTGTACAGTCAGTTAAATACACCCAAGCATCAAAAGGTCCCCCAAAGTCCACAACATGATCTGGAGCTTCGCCGTTCATCCTTAGTTCCTCCTTAATCGCACctagttactatattattttttttcacaGATATTACCCACTTTCGTACTTACGAATCCTTTTCATCGAACCTATCCACCTTGGCTAGTCACAAAACGCGCGTACGTATGCACACGCGACACATTACCACTTATATCCGGCCATCAGGGGTTCCATGGTTCTAGACACAACCCGAGTCAGTTGTTCCCGAGCCTCCCATTTATATCCGTGGACCCAGGCCGCGCAATCATGGACAGGGTCCCCCGGCTTCACGACCCTCGTTACCGTGGCATCGGCCTTCACACGGTGACGCAAGCCCTCGTGGCTTTGTTTCTCTCTATCTAACTAACTAACTCGGTCGGCAGTTCACCAGTCGTTGATTTCATGTtgatatttttttttctggctTGCGAATTTTCGTTGAATGCTGGGGAGGTCAAACCCCCCTAAGTTCCTGTTCTTCGTCAGTTATGGGTCAGACTTGAGTTCGTCTTTCATCCGGTCTTCCGGCGCATTCGCAAGGCAactggaaagaaaaaaaagttaattCATATCTATCTGCGAACCTTCACTCTTGTCCTTCTGACCAAAACCCATTattgtttcttttttgcttGACACCGCGGGCTGGACATCTCGTCACGGTTCTCTCACAAAGCCGCGATTCAATGGTCAAAATGTGGTCTTCACTAACACCAGCACGAAGACAAGCCACAACGACATCATGGAGGGATCGCCTATTGACCCTCCTCATGGCCTTGACCTTCGTCCTATCCTCACTTGCCAGCCCCCTCCCAATTGAAGGTGCCGTCGTCaaagccaacaacaacgatgCCGTCTCTCagccccaagcccaagcccaagccaaAGCCGAAGTCAGGCAATTCTCAGCACCAGCGCAAGCGCAAGAGGCCGAACCAGCCACCGCCACTACTTCCGATGACacgaccaacaccaacacagacgacgacgaccctctcctccccgaACGCAAATACTTCCACGAACCCGGCTGGACCGAAGAGCTCAGTCACTACGACACCCGCTTCTTCACCTCGCCCGTCCCTTACGACCCCCACCTCGTGCACCTGCGCCACCTCATCCGGTCCTACCTGCTCATGACCTCGTCGCGCTCCTTGACCACCTGGCTGGCACACGGCACGCTGCTCGGGTGGTACTGGAACGGCGCCATCATGCCGTGGGACTATGATCTCGACGTGCAAGTCAGCAACATCACGCTGGGGCAGATGGCGCGGGACTGGAACCAGACGACGTTCGATTACGTGTACACCCTttcggaagaagaggaaaaagaaggactGGGCAAACAGGGCGAGGTCACTGTCAAAAAGTACTTGTTGGATGTGAACCCGTACTGGGCGCAGAGGACGAGGTTGGAGGGGATGAATGTGATTGATGCGCGGTGGATCGACATGGAGAATGGTATGTATGTGGACATTACGGGCTTGAGTGAGGATCGCGAAGAGACGGGGACAAGACAAGGGGTGTGGAGTGATAAGAATTATCATGGCTATGGGACGAGACAGATTTGGCCACTGAGGAGGACGGAGTTCGAGGGCGTGGAGGCGTGGGTGCCGTGGGATGTGGAGGAGATTCTGAAGGAGGAGTATGGGGTGAAGAGTTTGACGGAGGAGTCGTTCGCTGGGTGAGtaatttcctcttcttcttctgattGTCGTTTGGGGTTGGGGGAGATGAAGTAGATGGCACTTACTGACGATCGATTGATGTGACAGACATCAATTTGACCATGGGCGGAAACAGTGGGTGAAGACGGAGTTGGCGTAGAAGACGTCGTCATGACTTTCGTCATCGGAAGAAGCCCTCCTCGGGTCGGGAAGATGAGTTCTTTTGTCTTGTTCCTTGCATTTCTGGCGTTGGAATACCGGTGGTATAAAATGGGCACATAAAGGGATCGAACATAAGAGGATTGAAGGGggatgaaggaaggaaccgCAGTTTCCATGCGATATTGGTCGTTGGGATCGTCGCCAGGAGCATATATACCCCTAGACGAGCATAATACCCGTAATCTTGTAGTCAGCTTTCCGATAGAATGTGTGCCTGTTAACTCGTTTGCGAGACTGAAGGAATAGCGGCTGGCACGCAGATAGATGGCCAACAAATGGTCCAACGCTGTTGTTACATGACTTGATCGCTTGATCATAAAACACAAAAATATCCTCTATGACTCGTGGACATTTAGTCCGGATATCATCACCGACGTACAACTCCGCCAACGCCTTACCCAAACACAACCTGGTCATACTGCTTATCATCGAGATACTTTTGCAAAACACCCTGCAACGCGCCCTTCGTCTTCTCCATGGCAGGCACCACCCCCTCAATCTGCTCCAAGTTCCCTCTCATACTCTCCATATGGCTTCCCAACTGCTGCGCCACCTTGACGAGCTCCTCGTCCCCTTCGATTTCCTTGAAGACACTCCCACTTGTGTCCTTCTCGATGGGCTTGACCAACTCAatctccccttcctcctcccaatcCCTTGCAGCACCAGGTCCAGTAGGCCGCATGCCCGGCGCCAACACGTGGTCCCGCTTTCCGCGTTCCCTCCATCCCCTCGATTGCGTCCGCGCATTCGTTTCCAGCGTTCTCAACCGCCTGTACGCCCGCTCCaactcctgctcctccttctccttctcccgcTTAAGGAGAGCGACAGAGTGTAGCAGTGGATCGAGCGTCCTCTCGAGCGCTTGGATCGCGTTGACGGTCTTCTCAAAGTCGAACTCCGCTTCGTGACTTGGGCCTGCTGGTTCGCCGTTGATATCCCTCGGTTGCTTGGAGACAGAAGGAATGGAAGGTGGCGGAAATGGCATGCCCTTCTCCAGCTTCTTGTGTAGACGAGACGCGAAGGTGGCCAGTATGTCTTGGGCATGGGCGTGCCGACTCGAGTCGCTGCGGGTTTCGCGGAGACTGAAGAGGATCGGGCGATGGGCGTCGGCGATAATGCTGTCTACTGCGGCGATGGAGGGGGGATCGAGCGGTGACCATTTGGAGGCGATGGTGGATCGGGGGATCTGTCGGGTGCGAGAAGTGAGGTGGCGGTATTTGGGGACAGGCGGGGGCTTTTCCTTTGGTTctttgggttgttgttgttgttgttgagcagGAGGTCTTTCATTCTCGTCCGGCTCTACACTTTTCCGTCGTCGCGGCTTTTCTATTTGTCCCGGGGTATTCGTATCGGAGTCCTTGGCTGACCGTTTCTCTGTCCGCTGTTGCTTAGCAGCGGCTGCAGGTACAGCCTTCTCTCTTATGGCAGCATTGGGGGGACGATGTGCTGGTCCGCGCTTGTTTTTCCGGGCAGCTTCAGGACGTTCGGAATCTTCTGCTTCTGGAACAGTTTGGCCCCTTCGACGTTGTCGTGTCGGCGCCGCCTCCTCAACATCTGCGCCCTCGGCTTCGGCaaccttctttcctttcctgcTCTTGGTGGTCTGTTCGCTCTGCGGAGGAGACATCCGATTCTGAGTTTGAGAGGCAGATACTTCGGCTAGTGATGAGCGACCGTTGTCCTGGTGTGCTGATGGATCTCGTCTATTCTCCTTGCCGCGTTGAGTTGTCTTGGATGAATGCTGACTTGGATTGGTTGATCTTGTACTTCGGCGGACGTCCCCCTCCTGTGCTGGTTCCTCCTCGATGGACGCTACTTCTTTTCTGCCTCGCACGCCCTTCGCTGTCGCCTTTCCGTTGTCCTTGCTCGGCCTCCCTCTTGGTCTTTTGGTTGGTTCCGGATCTGGTTGGACCTCATCTTCTACGGACTCCTCCGCAGCAGGAGTGGGCCTCCTCCGTTTCCGTGGCCTCGTTTCCTCTGCAGGCGCATTGGTACTGACATCTTCCGCACGGTCCTTGAGTGGTCGCCCTCTCTTCCTAGGGTTGAGCGGTTCCTCCGCGATAGTTTCCTCTCTAGCTTTAGGGCCTCGTTTGGACTGCTTCTCGACGACAGCAGGCGCGGATACTTCCTCTTGGGGTTCAGTATGAGGCGTCTTCTTAGGTCGTCCTCGTTTCTTTGGCCCCGGATTGGATGCGCCTCCTACGTCTTCCGCTTGCGCTTCCTCTACTGGCTTCGGCCTCCTTGTTGTCTCTTCTGCGCGCCCCGACGCGTCTTCTCCAGCCTTGGACGCGTTAGGTGGACGACCGCGTTTCCTCTTTTGATTTGGTATCTCGGGCGCCTTGTATCATTGTTAGCTTGAGGCAATTTGAAGGATGCCAGTTGAAATTACCATATCTGAAGTAAACAGTTATGCGCCGTCGATACAAATGAATAGTATGATTGAGTGTTCAAgacgaggccgtcaaggtgccGGCAGTAAACTAACGGTAACTGCCCCTCGAAATTAAGCCACAGCAATGACAGCTCGCAACGATGTTACTGTACTGTGGCTGGTGCTTTGGTACCCACTCACCGTGCTCACTTCTTTCATCCTTGTCATTGATACTGATAAGAATCTTGGCACTCTTGGCAGCCAATGCTTGGCTCACATCATCTGGCAGGCACGACAGGATCCTCGGGTTGGGGTTTGTGGGGTTCTCATGCTCACACTCGCTAGGTACACTATGTCTAGAATCCGAGGAGCCTGGTTGGGTGGCCGGTTGAACTGTGAGGAACAGAACTGAAGGGTCTCGAGCTGAAGCTTCCCCCAGTTGGCCCCTGACACCTGCTTCTCTGTTGCTACGGTTCCCCGCTTGTATCGTAATGCTGGGAATGGGCCGAGAACACTGGACCGACGGCGGCGACTTGCTCGATTTTGTCAACACACAAAAAACCCGAGTTTACCTGTTGCTTCTTGGAAATTCCTGTTGGCATCCATTTTGTGCTCGTATTATTAGGTGTCCATCCAATTGGCATCTGCAACGCGCCGTACTCTCTATCAGTTCAAGTTTTTTTTTAGCAAACCCAAGTCTCCGTTCCCTTCTCTCTCGTTCTGTCTGCCCGCCGAATTGATCACCAATATCTTACTCCACCCGCCCGCATTGAGCTACAGACTGGAGACCCCAGGCTCTCGTCTGATAGGCACGGCTAGGCCCCTCACTGCTCAGCTAGATTCCGTTGAGAACGTGTGTCCTTACATCACATCATTGGGGCTCACACCAAAAAGACAGCTTGACATCTGATTCTCTTTTCTTGTGAAATTTCCTGTACGATCCGTTCTCCGTCCAACATTCTGTAAAAGAACGGTCCCTGTCGAGCTTCACGGTTTTCCTCCACGGTCCAGACACAATGCGCTTCTCTACGTCCACCATCGTCCTGGCATTGCCTCTGTTGGCAGCTGCCGAAAGTCCCCTCGACCAGTACAAGGCCAAGTTTCAAAACTTCCTCGGAAGCTTCGCGGGTACTGCTGGTGGCGCTACCGTTCCCCAGGCCGACGAGGTTCCTCAGCAGAAACCCATTGTTTCCGACACCGACTCTGCCACCAGCAGCTCAGTAGAGCCCAAGCACATTGAGCGCCTCACGCTCGCGAACTGGAAGGATACCTTGTACGCGCCCGTCCAGCCCGAGGCCACTACCCCCGAGGAGTGGTGGGTTCTGGTTACTGGCGGCAACAAGACGTGCTTTGGTATGATGAACCTTTACCACGCATGATGATTCTTTTTTGGCAACAAATCAACTGGTTTGGAGAACTAACGAGTATCCTCATATCACAGGCCGCTGCGGACCCGTTGAAAAGGCCTTTGGCGAGACGGTGGAGAAGTTCTCGACTATCCCCAACTCCCCCCATGTAGCCGTTCTCGATTGTGAAGAGGAGCCTGTCCTCTGCAATGTCTGGTCCGCTGGCGCTTCGTCCCTCTGGGTCTTCGATATGCTCCCcccgcccgccgccatcgATGTTTACTGGAAGCGCCTAAACTTCACCACCGTCACGGCGGCCGATCTGCTCGAGACATTTGATAAGGAAACCACGGAGGGCAAGGAGGCCGCCGGCTTTCAACTCGTCGAAGGCGCGCTCCACCCCTTCGATGGTACCCTTGCCCGGTATAACCTGGCCGTCCCCATTGCTTACGCCCTCCACTACTTGAGCATCGTCCCCTCGTGGGCCATGATGCTCTTTGTATCCTTCTTTAGCAGGACGATGATGTGAGTAAACTGTCAACACTTTGTCATTTGGCGGGTTTCTAACACGCATTCTCTTGTTGTAGGAACCGCAGCGTGGGTGGCGCGCAGAACCGCCGTGCGAACCCTGCTCGTGGCGCCGCTCCCGGTGATGGCCGTTCTTAGTTGGGAGTGCCTGAACTGGGACTGCCTAAACTCGTCGCTGAAGTGATGTGCTTTATACGTATCGTTGTCGCTCTTTTTACGGATATGAAGGAAATGGCCGTCCATGGCGTGGTTACACAGCCCAAGGACGTCGTTTCACAATTCATGCAAGTTGCAGAGTTCATGAAACTTTGCTTGGATTCTCTTTCGACGTGAGGGAGTCAGAGGAGATACCGTCGATTTAGTTATCATAGCGTCTAGTACGCGGATGATGAAGGAATGGCTTTGAATGACGGCTGGGTTGGGAGACGGCTGTTGATTGTTGGGTAACGCGTTCGAATGTCTCCAAACGataggggaaaaaaaaaggggaaggcaCAGGAACAAGCGGGAGGTTTGAAGATCGGGGTCACCATGATGGCTCGGATTAAGCAACACGATATCACCAATATGATTAATTTTTGGATTTACAAGTGTCTCGC
The Neurospora crassa OR74A linkage group II, whole genome shotgun sequence DNA segment above includes these coding regions:
- a CDS encoding mannosylphosphate transferase, with the protein product MWSSLTPARRQATTTSWRDRLLTLLMALTFVLSSLASPLPIEGAVVKANNNDAVSQPQAQAQAKAEVRQFSAPAQAQEAEPATATTSDDTTNTNTDDDDPLLPERKYFHEPGWTEELSHYDTRFFTSPVPYDPHLVHLRHLIRSYLLMTSSRSLTTWLAHGTLLGWYWNGAIMPWDYDLDVQVSNITLGQMARDWNQTTFDYVYTLSEEEEKEGLGKQGEVTVKKYLLDVNPYWAQRTRLEGMNVIDARWIDMENGMYVDITGLSEDREETGTRQGVWSDKNYHGYGTRQIWPLRRTEFEGVEAWVPWDVEEILKEEYGVKSLTEESFAGHQFDHGRKQWVKTELA